The stretch of DNA tttaaaaatgcacatcttcttataaaatttaaaaaaaaaaaacaaactaggaGGAAAATTGGATCAGACGTACACATAATaattccattttaaacaaatgatgtCACCAAAGTACAGGCAAGTTCCACTTACCAGAAACAAGAGTAGCACAAGGAAGGTTCACTTTAAATGAATTTCAgaaatgcataaattaaaaaaaagcagttagtcttttatttgatgtttttcAGTGCCAGTACCCTGATGATGTGTCTAAAGGCTGAACACAACATGCGGCATTAGAAGTGAAGACTTCAAAGAATGGTGATGCCTGCCATTACTCTCTTATTTGAGAAATGTATAGTTGAGGCCATCAGTGGGAAGTTTGCACGTCAGTTTGATGCTGTGTGCTGTGCGCTGTGCTACTGTAGCTGAAATGTACTGTTGGCAACCTAATATGCTCAACTCAGTGTGTGAAAATGCTGCATCCAGAAATTCAAATGTGGGTTTTTTCtgcttcatattttaaaatgtcaaaccAGGCAGGTAATAATGAAAGTAAAAAGAGCTTCTTTACATGCCTCATAAAACTCAGGACACAATGGACAGTATCTAGATAACTTGAAAGTTTCTCTTTTCCACTTTCTCTTCCTGTGGATCTAAAAGCTAaatcacttacagaaattcttttatttttaccacTGAGTGATGCTTGTTTTCTACAAATAAGCATAATTAACCTAAACAaaacacagacactcaaataacaCCAACTATTGAACCTCAGTGTCCCCTGCAGCTACCAAACTGCAAACTGCTCTTATAGGTAGCGGGATTGCAACTGTTGCTCAAATATCAACTCCTGGATGGTCTTGACTGCTTCCCACCGCCAGCTAGGTGGATGGACTTACACAGGACATAGGTTTCAAAGTATggtacagaaaaatttcttctCCCGGAAAGGGTTTTCAGATGCTGGCACAGGGACAATAAGAGGGTCTTCTCTTATGTGAGCATCGCAATATGCCATCAGATCCGCTGCAGCCTTGGACACCTGAAAAAGGACCAAAATGCTGTCAAAGCCATGCTTTTTATATAGCCTGACCACAAATGACACATCATGTACATATTACACAGCCACTGTTTGCATATGCAGTACAATAGAAAGTGTGCTTTGGCGGGTCATGCAGGGACTGGACCAGAAATGCTTAGCTTTACAATCTAACATTTAAGATATTAAGGGCCACATGCTGCCTTTTAACATGCAATTAAATAAATTCTCCCAGCCCAACATAAAtcagaataatacatttttaatgtatctAGACATAAATCTTTAAATGGCAGTATATCTTCTTCACATGACCTCTAAGCAAAAGCTATATCAAAACCTAAAATGTCCTATGCTGTGCTCATAGATGCCTCCCTTCTGCATCACCATT from Polypterus senegalus isolate Bchr_013 chromosome 16, ASM1683550v1, whole genome shotgun sequence encodes:
- the LOC120516534 gene encoding guanine nucleotide-binding protein G(I)/G(S)/G(O) subunit gamma-4 produces the protein MKDGMANNSTASISQARKAVEQLKMEACMDRIKVSKAAADLMAYCDAHIREDPLIVPVPASENPFREKKFFCTIL